In a single window of the Myxococcales bacterium genome:
- a CDS encoding DUF2339 domain-containing protein gives MQPVEFMRETTVKKLGEPPFGTMVAAGQEAGQEIAFMRKMRIVFPLALSVYLFISPSRFWNHDWFLKYPPLLEIGILLISMGVGYLGYKRWTSHNISRYFVPLLLAAMVGVTAPSLANAIFTTHSWYFPAAAMVSLLMLAGHYSKKNILSCLLLATWVVTMWCLQMPRADNKEITVFIAYFCLLVWLAVTWYAGGPKKPPLFFKGAMVFLLIALPIQEGKYLNLTIEEQERIFSQFGVEAIFVGNYNKRIPRSRMEMRCNKATGNTIVTPHAISQSAAIIDDGIVTKLNLDDESPDKSISIGPLWVTCSKGKFLLVNLDTKQIVGYRDAPLGDVYYLNYYPDWELLIVSQRKEELSSLSECLFFRANREGDISQINRRVYGEQCVAVSPKMVVVNQYNHRHEIALYNLETNTIVKKQPLLPLKLYYLSPFNQFAVDEQLRTIYLANMIAGIITVRNLDTLEYISQFKANPGVRNVLVDKNDQRHVFSWNYATGEVIEHRLPGGEKIRSWTLGPLLRTLNWDCDQQNLLATTAVGGFRIHLNETTAPQ, from the coding sequence ATGCAACCCGTTGAATTTATGCGAGAGACTACGGTGAAGAAGTTAGGGGAACCACCTTTCGGCACAATGGTTGCCGCCGGCCAAGAGGCCGGTCAGGAAATCGCTTTCATGCGGAAAATGCGGATCGTATTTCCGCTTGCCCTTTCGGTTTATCTTTTTATTTCTCCATCCCGCTTTTGGAACCATGACTGGTTCCTTAAATATCCGCCGTTGTTGGAGATTGGTATTTTGTTGATATCAATGGGAGTCGGTTACCTCGGTTATAAAAGATGGACCAGCCATAATATATCCCGGTATTTCGTTCCTTTGTTGCTTGCCGCAATGGTGGGGGTGACCGCCCCAAGTCTGGCCAATGCTATTTTTACCACTCATTCCTGGTATTTTCCAGCTGCGGCCATGGTCTCCCTCCTGATGCTTGCCGGTCATTATTCCAAGAAAAATATCCTTTCGTGCCTCCTGTTGGCGACATGGGTAGTCACGATGTGGTGCCTGCAAATGCCCAGGGCCGACAACAAAGAAATAACCGTTTTCATTGCATATTTTTGTTTGTTGGTGTGGTTGGCGGTTACCTGGTATGCCGGTGGACCAAAGAAACCGCCGCTGTTTTTCAAGGGAGCGATGGTTTTTTTGCTGATTGCCTTGCCGATCCAAGAAGGCAAATACCTGAATTTGACCATCGAGGAACAGGAGAGGATATTTTCACAGTTTGGCGTCGAAGCGATATTCGTGGGAAATTACAACAAAAGGATCCCGCGCTCGCGGATGGAAATGCGGTGCAACAAAGCGACGGGGAATACAATCGTCACTCCACATGCGATTTCGCAAAGCGCCGCAATCATCGACGACGGGATCGTCACCAAACTGAATCTCGACGATGAATCACCGGATAAATCGATCTCCATCGGTCCGCTTTGGGTGACCTGTTCTAAAGGTAAATTTTTGCTGGTCAATCTCGATACAAAGCAAATTGTCGGATATCGCGACGCACCCTTGGGCGATGTCTATTATCTCAATTATTATCCCGATTGGGAGCTGTTGATTGTTTCGCAGAGAAAAGAGGAATTATCTTCGCTGAGCGAATGTCTGTTTTTTAGGGCGAATCGCGAGGGAGACATCAGCCAAATCAATCGGCGGGTATACGGCGAACAATGCGTCGCCGTCAGTCCGAAAATGGTGGTGGTCAATCAATACAACCACCGCCATGAAATCGCGCTTTATAACCTGGAAACAAACACGATCGTGAAAAAACAACCTCTTCTGCCGCTGAAGTTGTATTATTTATCGCCGTTCAATCAATTCGCGGTCGACGAGCAATTGCGAACCATTTATCTGGCAAACATGATCGCCGGGATTATAACGGTGAGAAATCTGGACACGCTCGAGTACATTTCACAATTCAAAGCCAATCCGGGAGTGCGAAATGTTCTCGTGGACAAAAACGACCAGCGACACGTCTTTTCCTGGAATTACGCGACCGGCGAGGTGATCGAACACCGGCTACCCGGCGGTGAAAAAATCCGTTCCTGGACCCTCGGCCCGTTGCTGCGCACCTTGAATTGGGATTGCGATCAACAAAACCTGCTGGCGACCACCGCCGTCGGCGGCTTTCGCATTCATTTGAACGAAACCACCGCGCCGCAATAA
- the pyrG gene encoding CTP synthase (glutamine hydrolyzing), which yields MLVHDADWDKSVEYGRRNTKYIIVIGGVLSGLGKGIAAASIGKLLASRLSIVPIKCDGYLNTDPGTMNPIEHGEVFVLDDGGEVDMDFGHYERYLGVTCQFEWNLTMGKVYKMIMERERRGDYLGQTVQLIPHVTDCIKDWFYNIPGRTKADIGLIEIGGTIGDMENELYIEAVRQLRQEVGEDNTLIVLLTYVPIPAGIEEQKSKPTQQAVKLLNERGLQPDVIIGRSPRRLTDKIKKKIALFCNIDQRAVISGVDVDTVYRIPLGFEEEGLTEILHKKLKIYSPPDLAQWRSLVGALTRADGPLVRVAICGKYTDLHDSYASIIEAIRHSGAHIDGRVRIDWLETSELERSGADPLPLLQGIDAVIVPGGFGTRGIEGKIKVIQCCRENGIPFLGICYGMQLAVVEYSRHMLGLNGAHTMEAAAEGYTVEHPVVCILPEQINVTQKGGTMRLGGHDVIVVPGSRAQQIYDGKALIRERFRHRFEVNPEYVPRLEAAGLVFSGHNKDGRIKQIMELPDHPYFMGCQFHPELTSKLEAPAPLFRDLIRTAFQRKNPSANGGC from the coding sequence ATGCTCGTCCATGACGCCGATTGGGACAAATCGGTCGAATACGGCCGGCGCAACACCAAATACATCATCGTTATCGGCGGCGTGCTGTCGGGCCTAGGCAAGGGCATCGCGGCGGCCTCGATCGGCAAACTGCTGGCCTCGCGCCTGTCAATCGTGCCGATCAAATGCGACGGCTACCTCAACACCGACCCCGGCACGATGAACCCGATCGAGCACGGCGAGGTTTTCGTTCTGGACGACGGCGGCGAAGTGGACATGGATTTCGGCCACTACGAGCGCTACCTCGGCGTCACCTGCCAGTTCGAATGGAATCTGACGATGGGCAAGGTCTACAAGATGATCATGGAGCGCGAGCGCCGGGGCGACTACCTGGGGCAGACCGTGCAGCTCATTCCCCACGTCACCGACTGCATCAAGGATTGGTTCTACAACATCCCCGGCCGCACCAAGGCCGACATCGGCCTGATCGAGATCGGCGGCACCATCGGCGACATGGAGAACGAACTGTACATCGAGGCGGTGCGCCAACTGCGCCAGGAAGTCGGCGAGGACAACACGCTGATCGTCCTGTTGACCTACGTTCCCATTCCGGCGGGCATCGAGGAACAGAAATCGAAGCCGACGCAGCAGGCGGTGAAGCTGCTCAACGAGCGCGGCCTGCAACCCGACGTGATCATCGGCCGCAGCCCGCGGCGCCTCACCGACAAGATCAAAAAGAAGATCGCCCTGTTCTGCAACATCGACCAGCGCGCCGTGATCTCCGGCGTCGACGTCGACACGGTCTACCGCATTCCGCTGGGGTTCGAGGAGGAAGGGCTGACCGAAATCCTGCACAAGAAACTGAAAATCTATTCGCCGCCCGACCTGGCCCAATGGCGGTCGCTGGTCGGCGCGCTGACCCGCGCCGACGGCCCGCTGGTGCGCGTGGCGATCTGCGGCAAGTACACCGACCTGCACGATTCCTACGCCAGCATCATCGAGGCGATTCGCCACAGCGGCGCGCACATCGACGGGCGGGTGCGGATCGACTGGCTGGAAACCTCCGAGCTGGAGCGCTCCGGCGCCGACCCGTTGCCGCTGCTGCAGGGCATCGACGCGGTGATCGTGCCCGGCGGCTTCGGCACGCGCGGCATCGAGGGCAAGATCAAGGTCATCCAGTGCTGCCGCGAAAACGGCATTCCGTTCCTCGGCATCTGCTACGGGATGCAACTCGCCGTGGTCGAATACTCGCGCCACATGCTCGGCCTGAATGGCGCCCACACCATGGAGGCCGCCGCCGAGGGCTACACGGTCGAGCACCCGGTGGTCTGCATCCTGCCCGAGCAGATCAACGTGACCCAGAAGGGCGGCACCATGCGCCTGGGCGGCCACGACGTGATCGTCGTTCCCGGCAGCCGCGCCCAGCAGATCTACGACGGCAAGGCCCTGATCCGCGAACGTTTCCGCCACCGCTTCGAGGTCAATCCGGAATACGTGCCGCGGCTCGAGGCGGCCGGCCTGGTGTTCTCCGGCCACAACAAGGACGGCCGCATCAAACAGATCATGGAACTGCCGGACCACCCGTATTTTATGGGGTGCCAGTTCCACCCCGAACTGACCTCCAAGCTCGAGGCGCCGGCGCCGCTGTTCCGCGACTTGATCCGCACCGCTTTCCAGCGTAAGAATCCGTCCGCCAACGGCGGCTGCTAG
- the murA gene encoding UDP-N-acetylglucosamine 1-carboxyvinyltransferase: protein MQKMVIQGGQRLLGEVNISGAKNAALPMLCATLLTEAPCVLRGVPALRDIRTINQLLTGLGLKIAHENGDVRLDPRQVISHEAPYEIVKTMRAGVLALGPLLARLGRARVSLPGGCAIGARPVDQHLKGLEKMGATIQIEHGYIEAEAPHGLRGEAIAFDTVTVGGTENLMMAAALAEGETVLQNAAREPEIVALAEWLRGMGAKIDGDGTETIRIRGVKELGGVDQRLIPDRIETGTLIVAAGITKGNVLLRGARLDHLNRVVEKLRQASLTIEPENGGVRVIGPHRPTPTDVKTSPYPGFPTDMQAQVMALMCLADGLSVISETIFENRFMHVLELQRMGARITIEGHSALVRGIPLLTGAPVMATDLRASASLVLAGLAAEGTTEVQRIYHLDRGYEGLDVKLNSLGAKITRVDQDKP, encoded by the coding sequence ATGCAGAAAATGGTGATTCAAGGCGGGCAACGCCTGTTGGGTGAAGTGAACATCAGCGGGGCCAAGAACGCCGCGCTGCCGATGCTGTGCGCGACCTTGCTGACCGAGGCGCCGTGCGTCCTGCGCGGTGTGCCGGCGCTGCGCGACATTCGCACGATCAATCAACTGCTGACCGGCCTGGGGCTCAAGATCGCCCACGAAAACGGCGACGTCCGCCTCGATCCGCGCCAGGTGATCAGCCACGAAGCGCCTTACGAAATCGTCAAGACGATGCGCGCCGGCGTTTTGGCGCTCGGCCCGCTGCTGGCCCGCCTCGGCCGCGCCCGCGTCTCTCTGCCCGGCGGCTGCGCCATCGGCGCCCGCCCCGTGGATCAACACCTCAAGGGCCTTGAAAAAATGGGCGCGACGATTCAGATCGAACACGGCTACATCGAGGCCGAAGCCCCGCACGGCCTGCGGGGAGAGGCCATCGCTTTCGACACCGTGACCGTCGGCGGCACCGAAAATCTGATGATGGCCGCGGCGCTGGCCGAGGGTGAAACGGTTTTGCAGAACGCCGCCCGCGAGCCGGAAATCGTCGCCCTGGCCGAGTGGCTGCGCGGCATGGGCGCGAAAATCGACGGCGACGGCACCGAAACGATCCGCATTCGCGGCGTCAAGGAACTGGGCGGCGTCGATCAGCGGCTCATTCCCGACCGCATCGAAACCGGCACCCTGATCGTGGCGGCCGGCATCACCAAGGGCAACGTGCTCCTGCGCGGGGCGCGCCTGGATCACCTGAACCGGGTGGTTGAAAAACTGCGTCAGGCCAGCCTGACCATCGAGCCGGAAAACGGCGGCGTGCGCGTCATCGGCCCGCACCGCCCGACGCCGACCGATGTGAAGACCTCGCCCTATCCCGGCTTCCCGACCGACATGCAGGCCCAGGTGATGGCGCTGATGTGCCTCGCCGACGGGCTTTCGGTCATCTCCGAAACCATTTTCGAAAATCGCTTCATGCACGTGCTGGAACTGCAACGCATGGGCGCCCGGATCACCATCGAGGGGCACAGCGCCCTGGTGCGCGGCATCCCGCTGCTGACCGGCGCGCCGGTCATGGCCACCGATCTGCGGGCGTCGGCCAGCCTGGTGCTCGCCGGCCTGGCCGCCGAAGGGACCACCGAGGTGCAACGCATCTACCACCTGGATCGCGGCTACGAAGGCCTGGACGTCAAGCTCAACTCGCTGGGCGCGAAGATCACCCGCGTCGACCAGGATAAGCCGTAA
- a CDS encoding alpha/beta hydrolase: MPFLWLLPFLSFALVTACSSYAELPLPGRDQVQVVRDLSYLPDNAFRHRLDLYLPAAGKDWPVAVVVHGGAFVVNDKHIVDNLGYALADAGIAAVCINYRLFPGARHPALVEDVAAGLSWARRETRAYGADPDRRFLIGYSAGAYLAALAITDPRYLAARGDKPGDLLGAVLMSGAYDAAVIRQPLRLVFTNRVATWREASPIRHVTADLPPTLILYAEHDLRWFIPVAAQSRLFYDALKNAGVEVQIAEIPHCGHNGIEQQIGRLPASPSWNRLLGFINERLRSRVK, translated from the coding sequence TTGCCTTTTCTTTGGCTGTTGCCGTTTCTATCGTTCGCGCTGGTGACGGCCTGCTCGTCGTACGCCGAACTGCCGTTGCCAGGTCGGGATCAGGTGCAGGTCGTGCGCGACCTTTCGTACTTGCCCGACAACGCCTTTCGCCATCGGCTCGATCTGTACCTGCCCGCCGCGGGCAAGGATTGGCCGGTGGCGGTGGTCGTGCACGGCGGCGCGTTCGTCGTCAACGACAAGCACATCGTGGACAACCTGGGGTATGCCCTGGCCGACGCCGGGATCGCCGCGGTCTGCATCAACTACCGGCTGTTTCCCGGCGCGCGGCATCCGGCGCTGGTCGAGGACGTGGCGGCCGGCCTGTCGTGGGCCAGGCGTGAAACGCGGGCTTACGGCGCCGATCCGGATCGCCGGTTCCTGATCGGCTACAGCGCCGGAGCCTATCTGGCGGCGCTGGCGATCACCGACCCGCGCTACCTGGCCGCGCGGGGCGACAAGCCCGGCGACTTGTTGGGCGCGGTGCTGATGTCGGGCGCCTACGACGCCGCGGTCATCCGGCAGCCGTTGCGGCTGGTCTTCACCAACCGGGTCGCAACCTGGCGCGAGGCCTCGCCGATCCGGCACGTCACCGCCGATCTGCCGCCCACGCTGATTCTCTACGCCGAGCACGACCTGCGCTGGTTCATTCCGGTGGCCGCGCAAAGCCGCCTGTTTTACGACGCGCTGAAAAACGCCGGGGTCGAGGTGCAGATCGCCGAAATCCCGCATTGCGGCCACAACGGCATCGAGCAGCAGATCGGCCGTCTGCCCGCCAGCCCGTCCTGGAACCGCCTCCTGGGATTTATCAACGAAAGATTGCGTTCCAGAGTCAAATAA
- the prmC gene encoding peptide chain release factor N(5)-glutamine methyltransferase has product MERWTVLSLLNWCRDFFAGKGIATARLDAELLLAHVLGTDRLGLYLRYDQPLEAAELQTLHELVARRGRREPLAHLLGTKEFYSLSFLSDGRVLTPRPETELLVDKTLEALAADAPQRLCEIGVGSGCVTIALATQRPLWRFTATDISAAALGVAAENLRRHGVADRVTLYEADLFAADPEPYDAVLSNPPYLTTAECGAAMPEVAQYEPATALDGGDDGLAVIRRLIAAAPERLRPGGLLALECGAGQSPAVLALLRESGAFTTMAAWRDLAGTERVLTARRREN; this is encoded by the coding sequence ATGGAACGGTGGACGGTCCTCAGCCTGCTGAATTGGTGCCGGGATTTTTTCGCCGGCAAAGGCATCGCCACCGCCCGCCTCGACGCCGAACTGCTGCTCGCCCACGTGCTGGGCACCGACCGCCTGGGCCTTTATCTGCGTTACGATCAGCCGCTCGAAGCCGCCGAATTGCAAACCCTGCACGAACTGGTGGCCCGGCGCGGCCGGCGCGAACCCCTGGCGCATTTGTTGGGAACAAAAGAATTCTACAGCTTGTCGTTTCTGTCGGACGGTCGCGTGCTGACGCCGCGGCCGGAAACCGAATTGCTCGTGGACAAAACCCTGGAAGCTCTCGCCGCCGACGCGCCACAACGCCTGTGCGAGATCGGTGTCGGCAGCGGTTGCGTGACGATCGCCCTGGCGACCCAACGGCCGCTCTGGCGATTCACGGCCACCGACATTTCGGCGGCGGCGCTCGGCGTGGCGGCGGAAAATTTGCGGCGGCACGGCGTGGCGGATCGAGTGACGCTTTACGAGGCCGACTTGTTCGCCGCGGACCCGGAGCCGTATGACGCGGTCCTCAGCAATCCGCCGTACCTGACCACCGCCGAATGCGGCGCCGCCATGCCGGAAGTGGCGCAATACGAACCGGCGACGGCCCTGGACGGCGGCGACGACGGTCTGGCGGTGATTCGGCGGCTCATCGCCGCGGCGCCGGAACGGCTGCGGCCCGGGGGGTTGCTGGCGCTGGAATGCGGTGCCGGGCAGTCGCCGGCGGTGCTGGCGCTGTTGCGGGAATCCGGCGCCTTTACGACGATGGCCGCGTGGCGCGACCTGGCGGGAACCGAACGGGTGTTGACCGCCCGGCGAAGGGAAAATTAG
- the ltaE gene encoding low-specificity L-threonine aldolase, which translates to MHQRIDLRSDTVTKPSPAMRQAMANAEVGDDVLGDDPTVQRLEAKVAAMLGKQAALFFPSGTMSNQTAIKVQTQPGDEIICESSAHLFFYESGGPAFISHVSVATIDGHNGVITAPMIKKRIRPDNIHAPQTRLFCLENTHNRAGGRVFPVETMKQVAELAANGGWRIHLDGARLFNAAVARGIPATEWTRYADTVNVCMSKGLGAPIGSLLAGDAETIAKARWVRKKLGGGMRQVGILAAAALFALENNILRLAEDHANARRLAEGLTELHGLDVRPAETETNIVVVRCTDKCRYNSGELLALLAEYNVFLVPFGDNTMRGVTHLDVDRDDIERAIEVFTTLLQ; encoded by the coding sequence ATGCACCAGCGAATCGATTTGCGTTCCGATACCGTGACCAAACCCAGCCCGGCGATGCGCCAGGCGATGGCCAACGCCGAGGTCGGCGACGACGTGCTCGGCGACGACCCGACCGTCCAACGGCTCGAGGCGAAAGTGGCCGCGATGCTGGGCAAGCAGGCCGCGCTGTTCTTTCCCAGCGGCACGATGTCCAACCAGACGGCCATTAAAGTGCAGACCCAGCCGGGCGACGAGATCATTTGCGAATCGTCGGCCCACCTGTTTTTCTACGAATCGGGCGGACCGGCGTTCATCTCGCACGTCTCGGTGGCCACCATCGACGGCCACAACGGCGTGATCACCGCGCCGATGATCAAAAAGCGCATCCGGCCCGACAACATTCACGCGCCGCAGACGCGGCTGTTCTGCCTGGAAAACACCCACAACCGCGCCGGCGGCCGGGTGTTCCCCGTGGAAACCATGAAGCAGGTCGCCGAACTGGCGGCCAACGGCGGCTGGCGGATCCACCTGGACGGCGCGCGGCTTTTCAACGCGGCGGTCGCGCGGGGCATTCCGGCGACCGAATGGACCCGCTACGCCGACACGGTGAACGTCTGCATGTCCAAGGGCCTGGGCGCGCCGATCGGCTCGCTGCTGGCCGGTGACGCCGAGACCATCGCCAAGGCGCGCTGGGTCCGCAAAAAGCTGGGCGGCGGAATGCGGCAGGTCGGCATCCTGGCGGCGGCGGCGCTGTTCGCGCTGGAAAACAATATCCTGCGGTTGGCCGAGGATCATGCGAACGCGCGGCGGCTGGCCGAGGGTCTGACCGAACTGCACGGGCTCGACGTGCGCCCGGCGGAAACCGAAACAAACATCGTGGTCGTCCGCTGCACCGACAAGTGCCGCTACAATTCCGGCGAACTGCTGGCGCTGCTTGCCGAATACAACGTGTTTCTGGTGCCGTTCGGCGACAACACCATGCGCGGCGTGACGCACCTGGACGTCGACCGTGATGACATCGAACGGGCGATCGAGGTATTCACGACCTTGTTGCAATGA
- the asnB gene encoding asparagine synthase (glutamine-hydrolyzing) produces MCGIAGLFNLRGPVDETDILEIKRMTSVLRHRGPDDWGLAIGSHFVLGNTRLIITDLSANGHMPFASADRSVWITYNGFISNYRQLIEPNGLAREAPLLSQTDTEVLVRMYQRFGIEFVQKLTGQFAFCLVDRRAQKAFIVRDFFGIRPLFYLRHGEKLYFSSEIKAFLELSCFSDEIDLEAIYHYLSLAYIPDTMTPFKQVKELYGGRLIEIDLAKGEFRENEYYPIRYDPDYSLTEERATTELREIMRDSVKRNLVADVPVGLTLSGGIDSSSMLALARDLGQSRQIHTYSIGMAEKSFDETRYQNIMVDFARPIHHYVRVGPQEVADNLVRQLAYMDEPTGDGAAVPSFLLAEAARRDGIAVMLSGEGGDETFNAYETHVAFKARKLYRAWVPSPLRRLIRSAVSRLPVRLEKLTFDFVARRFAEGAELDTAAAHYYWRHALNGEEKRRLMPSFAPAKPTERFFTDLFAASDFNEDLNKISLIDLKYYFIGDLMVKNDRTFMAHSISGRFPWMDRLLLEYVARIPPNLRIKGLRRRYLEKQAMKPLLPREIYRRKNMGLEMPHALWFFHGLKPLVNEYLTPAAIRRSGVFDPRAVEELLTDHFQQRKDQGRSLWCVLNFLIWHDLFVHRKNYKDYLQAWGGEPRIDFVEEPNFN; encoded by the coding sequence GTGTGTGGCATCGCAGGTCTATTCAACCTGCGTGGGCCTGTCGACGAAACGGATATCCTTGAAATTAAGCGGATGACTTCCGTTCTCCGGCATCGGGGTCCCGATGACTGGGGATTGGCAATCGGTTCTCATTTCGTCCTCGGCAACACGCGGCTGATCATTACCGATCTGTCGGCAAACGGGCATATGCCTTTTGCTTCGGCGGATCGGTCCGTCTGGATCACCTACAACGGATTTATTTCCAATTATCGCCAATTGATCGAGCCAAACGGGTTGGCTCGCGAGGCGCCGTTGCTTTCCCAAACCGATACGGAAGTACTGGTGCGGATGTACCAACGGTTCGGCATCGAGTTCGTCCAAAAACTCACCGGTCAGTTCGCTTTTTGTCTGGTGGATCGGCGGGCGCAAAAGGCGTTCATTGTCCGGGATTTTTTCGGCATCCGCCCGCTCTTTTATCTCCGGCACGGCGAAAAACTTTATTTTTCCTCCGAGATCAAAGCGTTCCTCGAGTTGTCCTGTTTTTCCGATGAAATCGATCTCGAGGCAATCTATCATTATCTGTCGCTGGCCTATATTCCCGATACCATGACGCCGTTCAAGCAGGTCAAGGAACTGTACGGCGGTCGGTTGATCGAAATCGATCTGGCCAAAGGCGAATTCCGCGAAAACGAGTATTACCCGATCCGTTACGACCCCGATTATTCGCTGACCGAGGAAAGGGCGACGACGGAGCTGCGCGAAATCATGCGCGATAGTGTCAAGCGTAATTTGGTCGCCGATGTGCCGGTCGGCCTGACGCTTTCCGGAGGAATCGATTCAAGTTCCATGCTGGCGCTGGCTCGCGATCTCGGCCAGTCCCGGCAGATCCACACCTACAGCATCGGCATGGCGGAAAAAAGTTTCGACGAAACGCGCTATCAGAACATCATGGTCGATTTCGCCAGGCCCATTCACCATTACGTTCGCGTCGGGCCGCAAGAGGTCGCCGACAATCTGGTCCGGCAGTTGGCCTACATGGACGAGCCGACCGGGGACGGGGCCGCGGTGCCTTCGTTCTTGTTGGCGGAAGCCGCGCGGCGCGACGGTATCGCGGTCATGCTTTCCGGCGAGGGCGGCGACGAGACGTTCAACGCCTACGAGACTCATGTCGCCTTCAAGGCCAGGAAACTTTACCGCGCCTGGGTTCCCTCGCCGTTGCGGCGATTGATTCGGTCGGCGGTTTCCCGGCTGCCGGTGCGTCTGGAAAAGCTGACTTTCGATTTTGTCGCCCGGCGATTTGCCGAGGGCGCCGAATTGGACACCGCCGCGGCGCACTATTATTGGCGGCATGCGCTGAACGGCGAGGAAAAACGGCGGTTGATGCCGTCGTTTGCGCCGGCGAAACCGACGGAACGGTTTTTCACCGATCTGTTCGCGGCGTCCGATTTCAACGAGGACTTGAACAAAATTTCGCTGATCGACCTGAAGTACTATTTCATCGGCGATTTGATGGTCAAAAACGACCGGACCTTTATGGCCCATTCCATCAGCGGACGATTCCCCTGGATGGATCGATTGCTGCTGGAATACGTCGCGCGGATTCCGCCGAATCTGCGAATCAAGGGCCTGCGCCGCCGCTATCTCGAAAAACAAGCGATGAAACCGTTGCTGCCGCGCGAGATCTATCGGCGGAAAAACATGGGTTTGGAAATGCCGCATGCCCTGTGGTTTTTTCACGGGCTGAAACCGCTGGTGAACGAATATTTGACGCCGGCGGCGATCCGGCGATCGGGCGTCTTCGATCCGCGCGCCGTTGAGGAACTGCTGACCGATCATTTTCAGCAACGCAAGGATCAAGGGCGCTCCCTGTGGTGCGTTTTGAACTTTTTGATTTGGCACGATTTGTTCGTTCACCGGAAGAATTACAAGGACTATTTGCAGGCGTGGGGAGGAGAACCGCGAATCGATTTCGTTGAAGAGCCGAATTTCAATTAG
- the carA gene encoding glutamine-hydrolyzing carbamoyl-phosphate synthase small subunit, which translates to MNEKQKAMLVLADGRAFPGWSVGARGEAIGEVVFNTSMMGYQEILTDPSYAGQIVTMTYPLIGNYGVNAEDVEAGRPYLQGFVVREAAEHPSNWRSELTLHEYLAKHHIVGIAGVDTRALTRHLREAGAQMGVISTERLQPKALAAIAAAAPPLEGRDLVREVTCARPYQWNESIWSPRRGYTNALAQEGAFHVVAFDFGIKRNILRNLIAAGCRVEIVPATTTAAEVLAYHPDGVFLSNGPGDPAAVTYAVEAAKGLLGKKPIFGICLGHQILCLALGGRTYKLKYGHHGGNQPVMDLTTGKVEITAQNHGFAVDIDSLGGHVACTHLNLNDRTVEGMAHRKLPVFAVQYHPEASPGPHDARYLFGRFVDLMKQHQRKRS; encoded by the coding sequence ATGAACGAAAAACAAAAAGCAATGCTGGTGCTGGCCGACGGCCGGGCCTTTCCCGGCTGGTCGGTCGGCGCGCGCGGCGAAGCGATCGGCGAGGTCGTTTTCAATACCTCGATGATGGGGTACCAGGAAATCCTCACCGACCCGTCCTACGCCGGCCAGATCGTCACGATGACCTATCCGCTCATCGGCAACTACGGCGTCAACGCCGAGGACGTCGAGGCCGGCCGGCCCTATCTGCAGGGGTTCGTCGTGCGCGAGGCCGCCGAGCATCCCAGCAACTGGCGCAGCGAGCTGACGCTGCACGAGTACCTGGCGAAACACCACATCGTCGGCATCGCCGGAGTCGACACGCGCGCGCTGACCCGGCACCTGCGCGAGGCGGGCGCGCAAATGGGCGTCATCTCCACCGAACGTCTGCAGCCCAAGGCGCTGGCCGCGATCGCCGCCGCGGCGCCGCCGCTGGAAGGGCGCGACCTGGTGCGCGAGGTGACCTGCGCGCGGCCTTATCAGTGGAACGAAAGCATCTGGTCGCCGCGGCGCGGCTACACCAACGCGCTGGCCCAGGAAGGCGCGTTTCACGTCGTCGCCTTCGACTTCGGCATCAAGCGCAACATCCTGCGCAACCTGATCGCGGCCGGCTGCCGGGTGGAAATTGTACCCGCGACCACCACGGCGGCGGAAGTGCTGGCCTATCATCCCGACGGCGTTTTCCTCTCCAACGGGCCGGGCGACCCGGCGGCGGTGACTTACGCCGTCGAGGCGGCGAAAGGCCTGCTGGGCAAAAAGCCGATTTTCGGCATTTGCCTCGGTCACCAGATTCTCTGCCTGGCGCTCGGCGGGCGCACCTACAAGCTCAAGTACGGCCACCACGGCGGCAACCAGCCGGTGATGGATCTGACGACCGGCAAGGTGGAAATCACGGCGCAGAACCACGGTTTCGCGGTGGACATCGATTCGCTGGGCGGTCACGTGGCCTGCACCCACCTGAATCTGAACGACCGGACCGTGGAGGGCATGGCCCACCGGAAGCTGCCGGTTTTCGCCGTGCAGTACCACCCGGAAGCGTCGCCGGGACCGCACGACGCGCGCTACCTGTTCGGGCGTTTCGTCGATCTGATGAAGCAACACCAACGGAAGCGGTCGTAA